From Micromonospora echinospora, one genomic window encodes:
- a CDS encoding DUF6986 family protein, which yields MRLRTEVYTDLDDRLAAVDLELRAAHPGRAGGRQPVHTVYVPADRVTTRLVPTWGAAALAALRGCLPPPFAEELCEAVTSKLASEPIEDLRIDLEDGFGTRDDADEDRAVRTAGRALVDAWAEGIAPPLVGIRVKSLEAATRRRAVRSLDLFLDACGGATPGFVVTLPKVSHPAQVEAMVVLCARLESAYGLPDGTLRFEIQVEVPRAVLGPDGTATVPRLVTAADGRCAGLHFGTYDYSAACGIAGPYQSMEHPAADHAKAVMQVAAAVAGVPVSDGSTNVLPVGAAPAVRAAWALHARLVRRSLERGFYQGWDLHPAQLPTRFAATYAFFRDNAPDAARRLRAHLDRCCDGVLDEPATRRALAGFLLRGVDCGALDAEQVGFEPGELRSLTW from the coding sequence ATGCGCCTTCGCACGGAGGTGTACACCGACCTGGACGACCGGCTGGCTGCGGTCGACCTCGAGCTGCGCGCAGCCCACCCGGGCCGGGCCGGCGGCCGGCAGCCGGTGCACACCGTCTACGTCCCCGCCGATCGGGTCACCACACGTCTCGTCCCCACCTGGGGGGCCGCCGCCCTCGCCGCCCTGCGGGGCTGCCTGCCACCGCCGTTCGCCGAGGAGTTGTGCGAGGCGGTCACCAGCAAGCTGGCCTCGGAACCGATCGAAGACCTGCGAATCGACCTGGAGGACGGCTTCGGAACCCGTGACGACGCCGACGAGGACCGGGCGGTACGGACGGCGGGCCGGGCGCTGGTCGACGCTTGGGCGGAGGGAATCGCGCCGCCACTGGTCGGGATCCGAGTCAAGAGCCTGGAGGCGGCCACCCGGCGGCGGGCGGTGCGCAGCCTCGACCTGTTCCTGGACGCCTGCGGCGGGGCAACGCCCGGCTTCGTGGTGACCCTGCCTAAGGTCAGCCATCCCGCGCAGGTCGAGGCGATGGTGGTGCTCTGCGCACGCCTGGAGTCGGCCTACGGGCTGCCGGACGGGACGCTGCGGTTCGAGATCCAGGTGGAGGTGCCCCGGGCCGTGCTGGGCCCGGACGGCACCGCGACGGTGCCCCGGCTGGTCACCGCCGCCGACGGCCGCTGCGCCGGGCTGCACTTCGGCACCTACGACTACAGCGCGGCATGCGGGATCGCCGGCCCGTACCAGAGCATGGAGCACCCCGCCGCCGACCACGCCAAGGCCGTGATGCAGGTGGCCGCTGCCGTGGCCGGTGTGCCCGTCTCCGACGGCTCCACCAACGTGCTGCCGGTGGGCGCGGCCCCGGCGGTGCGAGCCGCGTGGGCGCTGCACGCGCGACTGGTCCGCCGCTCCCTCGAACGCGGCTTCTACCAGGGCTGGGACCTGCACCCGGCGCAGCTGCCGACCCGGTTCGCCGCGACCTACGCCTTCTTCCGCGACAACGCGCCCGACGCGGCCCGGCGGCTGCGCGCCCACCTCGATCGATGCTGCGACGGGGTGCTCGACGAACCGGCGACCCGGCGCGCGCTCGCCGGCTTCCTGCTGCGCGGGGTCGACTGCGGGGCGCTGGACGCCGAGCAGGTGGGATTCGAACCGGGCGAGCTGCGGAGCCTGACGTGGTGA
- the aceB gene encoding malate synthase A, with the protein MTEAQAPSARADADGGDILTPDAVAFVTALHRRFAGRRADLLARRAVRRAEAARDGRLEFPADTAAIRDADWTVPPPPADLTDRRVEITGPPERKMTINALNSGAHVWLADLEDANTPRWTNVLDGQRNLRDAVRRTISVDNGGRRYELGPGPYPTIVVRPRGWHLDERHLPVDGVPAVAALVDFGLYLFHNADELLARGSGPYFYLPKLESSDEAALWNDVFDHAQELLGLPRGTIRATVLIETITAAFEMDEILWVLRPHVTGLNAGRWDYLFSIIRTFRDAGASFLLPDRSAVTMTAPFMRAYTDLLVATCHRRGASAIGGMSAFIPNRRDADATERAFAQVRADKQREAADGFDGSWVAHPDLVPICREVFDRALGDRPHQLHRRRTEVAVTAEQLLDLRGIPGQATGVGLRDNVAVTLRYLEAWLRGNGAVAINSMMEDTATAEISRSQIWQWIHHGVRLSDGTPVTAELVRGIEDEELAAIRAELGQSAWAGSRFDDARRLFERIALDLGFVDFLTIPAYELVD; encoded by the coding sequence ATGACCGAAGCTCAGGCGCCGTCCGCGCGGGCAGACGCCGATGGGGGTGACATCCTCACTCCGGACGCGGTCGCTTTCGTGACCGCCCTGCACCGGCGGTTCGCGGGCCGCCGCGCCGACCTGCTCGCCCGCCGGGCGGTCCGCCGTGCCGAGGCAGCCCGCGACGGACGGCTCGAATTCCCCGCAGACACTGCGGCGATCCGCGACGCGGACTGGACGGTACCGCCCCCGCCGGCCGACCTGACCGACCGGCGGGTGGAGATCACGGGGCCGCCCGAGCGGAAGATGACCATCAACGCGCTGAACTCGGGCGCCCACGTCTGGCTCGCCGACCTGGAGGACGCCAACACCCCGCGCTGGACGAACGTCCTTGACGGGCAGCGCAATCTTCGTGACGCGGTACGCCGCACCATCTCTGTGGACAACGGCGGCCGGCGCTACGAACTGGGCCCCGGACCGTACCCGACGATCGTCGTCCGGCCCCGGGGGTGGCATCTGGACGAGCGGCACCTGCCGGTCGACGGGGTGCCGGCAGTCGCCGCGCTGGTGGACTTCGGGCTCTACCTGTTCCACAACGCCGACGAGTTGCTGGCCCGGGGCAGCGGCCCGTACTTCTATCTGCCGAAGCTGGAGAGCAGCGACGAGGCAGCGCTCTGGAACGACGTGTTCGACCACGCGCAGGAGCTGCTCGGCCTGCCCCGCGGGACGATCCGGGCCACCGTGTTGATCGAGACGATCACCGCCGCGTTCGAGATGGACGAGATCCTGTGGGTACTGCGCCCCCACGTGACCGGACTCAACGCGGGCCGGTGGGACTACCTGTTCAGCATCATCAGGACCTTCCGCGACGCCGGGGCGTCATTCCTGCTGCCCGACCGCTCGGCGGTCACCATGACCGCGCCTTTCATGCGCGCGTACACCGACCTGTTGGTCGCCACCTGTCATCGACGGGGGGCCAGCGCGATCGGCGGCATGTCCGCCTTCATCCCCAACCGGCGAGACGCCGACGCCACCGAGCGAGCCTTCGCCCAGGTCCGCGCCGACAAGCAACGCGAGGCGGCCGACGGCTTCGACGGCTCCTGGGTCGCCCACCCCGACCTGGTCCCGATCTGTCGGGAGGTCTTCGACCGGGCCCTCGGCGACCGTCCCCACCAACTGCACCGGCGCAGGACCGAGGTGGCTGTCACCGCCGAGCAGCTGCTCGACCTGCGCGGGATACCCGGACAGGCCACCGGAGTCGGTCTGCGCGACAACGTCGCCGTGACGCTGCGCTACCTGGAGGCCTGGCTACGGGGCAACGGCGCGGTGGCGATCAACAGCATGATGGAGGACACCGCCACCGCGGAGATCTCTCGGTCACAGATCTGGCAGTGGATCCACCACGGCGTACGCCTGTCCGACGGCACACCGGTGACCGCCGAGCTGGTCCGCGGCATCGAGGACGAAGAACTCGCCGCGATCCGGGCCGAGCTGGGCCAGTCGGCCTGGGCGGGGTCCCGCTTCGACGACGCCCGCCGGCTCTTCGAACGGATCGCCCTCGATCTCGGGTTCGTCGACTTCCTCACCATCCCGGCGTACGAGTTGGTCGACTGA